From one Neorhizobium galegae genomic stretch:
- a CDS encoding ABC transporter substrate-binding protein, whose product MVLLKTEKTSRVPTLLSMGFVVAMALTSSDRMAHAQGVELPKPLIDAAQAYASTLTGGQKIGGKVSILGVNGGRELDMLKAAWAPFQAATGITVDYTGTTDFAAVLQTRVQAGDPPDLAGSTNINNLMRYAKQGALKDVGAMVGEAAIKGKFDAGLVDAASLNGKIYGVWTELNNFMVWYNVHTYDGPKESPTWEQFDAWAVKRANAGKTPWCYTDERGASSGALAGNWIQAYILKNSGQKTLKGLADGSVSWTAPEVKAAFEAFGKVAHDPKMVPGGPVAAMSTPAVKVGTGLFYEPPQCSVLLWGTYAGSLTTLIYPKVKPIEDLDFMPVPGKPENAAYETFGGTLYLAFKDTPQAKAFLSYLVSDEAQKLVASAGNWTVASQAVQPSDYSNPVLKRARETLLKPGVTLVAQPTQVVDPPVIQALWKGIVQYVLDPDSLDSVLQSIDAAR is encoded by the coding sequence ATGGTGTTGCTAAAAACTGAGAAGACGTCGCGCGTGCCGACACTGCTATCCATGGGTTTCGTGGTGGCTATGGCGTTGACGTCCTCCGACAGAATGGCGCATGCCCAGGGGGTGGAGCTTCCCAAGCCTCTCATCGACGCGGCGCAGGCTTATGCATCGACCCTGACCGGCGGACAGAAGATCGGCGGTAAGGTATCCATTCTCGGCGTCAACGGCGGCCGGGAGCTTGATATGCTCAAGGCGGCCTGGGCGCCTTTCCAGGCAGCGACCGGCATTACCGTCGACTATACAGGCACGACCGATTTCGCCGCGGTGCTTCAGACGCGCGTCCAGGCGGGCGATCCGCCGGATCTAGCCGGCAGCACCAACATTAACAACCTCATGCGCTACGCCAAGCAGGGGGCTTTGAAGGATGTCGGCGCGATGGTCGGCGAAGCCGCCATCAAGGGCAAATTTGATGCCGGGCTTGTCGATGCGGCAAGCTTGAACGGCAAGATTTACGGGGTCTGGACCGAACTCAACAACTTCATGGTCTGGTACAACGTCCATACCTATGACGGCCCGAAAGAATCGCCGACCTGGGAGCAGTTCGACGCATGGGCCGTGAAGCGCGCCAACGCCGGCAAGACGCCCTGGTGTTATACCGACGAGCGAGGCGCGTCCTCGGGAGCGCTCGCCGGCAACTGGATCCAGGCCTACATCCTGAAGAATTCCGGCCAGAAAACCCTCAAAGGTCTTGCCGATGGCTCGGTTTCCTGGACCGCTCCCGAAGTGAAGGCAGCCTTCGAGGCGTTCGGCAAAGTCGCCCATGATCCGAAGATGGTTCCGGGCGGGCCGGTAGCTGCCATGTCGACGCCCGCCGTCAAAGTCGGTACCGGACTTTTCTACGAGCCGCCGCAATGCTCGGTTCTTCTTTGGGGGACGTATGCAGGCAGCCTGACCACCTTGATCTATCCAAAGGTCAAGCCGATCGAGGACCTGGACTTCATGCCGGTGCCGGGCAAGCCGGAGAATGCGGCCTATGAGACCTTCGGCGGAACGCTTTACCTGGCATTCAAGGATACGCCGCAGGCCAAGGCATTCCTGTCCTACCTTGTCTCGGACGAGGCGCAGAAGCTCGTGGCTTCCGCTGGCAACTGGACCGTTGCCAGCCAGGCTGTTCAGCCGAGCGACTATTCCAACCCGGTTCTCAAACGGGCTCGCGAGACGCTGCTCAAGCCGGGTGTGACGCTTGTCGCCCAGCCGACCCAGGTTGTCGATCCGCCGGTGATCCAGGCCTTGTGGAAGGGTATTGTGCAATATGTGCTCGACCCAGACAGCCTCGACAGCGTCCTGCAGTCCATTGACGCTGCGAGATAA
- a CDS encoding LysR family transcriptional regulator, whose translation MNKNLHRLDLRQLRHFIAVVHTGSFSMAAENLRLTQPALSKSIRSMEQSLGVRLLDRGPSGVQATIFGQRLIGYSELLLSLASEAIDEIDALRGARRGSLRIGSMAAALRQLIPDALNHFAVTRPDVGLMVHEGINEVLLPQLFAGKLDVVFTVKPSEILNEDFEWRLVAREPVQIVAHQSHPLANRENLTISDLAKYSWVLPPLPETDRLLLESLFRGAGLPKPVVAVETTSINFLTSMISRTHHLAYLTRANLQGSGLGLVALDFNEISLARDIYAVFRRKGEVRPTVSVLLKEIERSSGMGGSLSPQ comes from the coding sequence ATGAACAAAAACCTGCACCGCCTAGATCTTCGACAACTCCGGCATTTCATTGCGGTCGTGCATACGGGCAGTTTCAGCATGGCGGCGGAGAACCTGCGGCTAACCCAACCTGCGCTCAGCAAGAGCATCCGCAGCATGGAGCAGTCGCTTGGCGTCCGCCTGCTCGACCGCGGACCGAGCGGAGTTCAGGCTACCATCTTCGGACAGCGCCTGATCGGCTACAGCGAATTGCTGCTGTCATTGGCCAGCGAAGCCATTGATGAAATTGACGCGCTACGCGGTGCGCGTCGTGGCTCGCTTCGAATTGGAAGCATGGCTGCCGCATTGCGACAACTTATCCCCGATGCGTTGAACCACTTCGCGGTGACACGCCCAGATGTCGGCCTGATGGTGCATGAGGGTATAAATGAAGTCTTGCTTCCCCAACTCTTCGCCGGAAAGCTCGACGTCGTTTTTACCGTAAAACCCAGCGAGATCCTGAACGAGGATTTTGAGTGGAGGCTTGTCGCGAGGGAGCCCGTGCAAATCGTTGCGCATCAATCGCATCCGCTTGCAAATCGTGAAAATCTGACGATCTCTGATCTCGCAAAATACAGCTGGGTCCTGCCGCCGCTACCCGAGACCGACAGGCTGCTGCTCGAGTCTCTTTTCCGCGGTGCCGGCTTGCCAAAACCTGTGGTGGCCGTGGAAACGACATCAATAAATTTTCTCACGTCGATGATCTCGCGCACCCACCATTTGGCCTATCTGACACGCGCGAACCTTCAGGGAAGTGGGTTGGGATTAGTGGCTCTCGACTTCAACGAGATTTCACTGGCGCGCGACATATATGCGGTCTTTCGCCGCAAGGGGGAGGTCCGTCCAACAGTCTCGGTACTTCTCAAAGAAATCGAACGATCCAGCGGTATGGGCGGATCCCTTTCGCCGCAATAA
- a CDS encoding sugar phosphate isomerase/epimerase family protein encodes MLVKACPKIEGRAARNNQKRTFLMTDSQFASGGYRYALNPIQWFATEDGWLDPAKGPAPQGLLKEIAHSGFHAVHAQVPTGWTTEDYQNALKDAGLQPAPGYLSMALPEHGVDIATTLETARTSAAQQAQLGLTDMFIATRMTKDAPRVKHPGVGAEFDEARFVMIFDLVERASAILKEEGVKAALHPHIGTWIESEAETRRLLDNIGSDQLGFGPDTGHLSWAGADVIGLISDYRDRTRVVHVKDCRLSVRDAAKADGKSYQETVVSGLWAEPGTGELDLEGMLAALGPDFDGWLIAEVDFPTLAPFECAQASAEWLADLRRPVPSSR; translated from the coding sequence ATGCTGGTGAAGGCATGCCCAAAGATAGAGGGACGAGCGGCGCGGAATAACCAAAAGCGGACATTCTTGATGACAGATTCCCAATTTGCTTCCGGCGGCTACAGATATGCTCTCAATCCCATCCAGTGGTTCGCGACGGAAGACGGCTGGCTCGATCCGGCTAAAGGACCGGCGCCGCAGGGCTTGCTGAAGGAAATCGCACACTCCGGATTTCACGCCGTTCACGCCCAGGTTCCGACCGGATGGACGACAGAGGACTATCAGAACGCCCTGAAGGATGCGGGCCTGCAGCCTGCCCCGGGCTATCTGTCGATGGCGCTGCCGGAACACGGCGTCGATATAGCGACAACACTGGAAACGGCACGTACGAGCGCCGCGCAACAGGCACAGCTCGGCCTGACCGACATGTTCATCGCCACCCGGATGACCAAGGATGCACCGCGCGTCAAACACCCGGGTGTCGGGGCAGAGTTCGACGAGGCCCGCTTTGTCATGATCTTCGACCTTGTCGAGCGAGCCTCGGCAATTCTGAAGGAGGAAGGCGTCAAGGCGGCGCTGCATCCGCATATCGGGACCTGGATCGAGAGTGAGGCTGAAACCCGCCGCCTGCTGGACAATATCGGTTCGGATCAGCTCGGTTTCGGCCCTGACACGGGGCATCTGTCATGGGCCGGGGCAGACGTCATCGGCCTCATCAGCGACTACCGCGACCGGACACGGGTCGTGCATGTCAAGGACTGCCGGCTGAGCGTCCGCGACGCAGCCAAGGCTGACGGAAAAAGTTACCAGGAAACCGTCGTTTCCGGCCTTTGGGCGGAACCCGGGACTGGCGAACTTGATCTTGAAGGGATGCTCGCTGCACTGGGCCCTGATTTTGACGGCTGGCTGATTGCCGAAGTGGACTTTCCCACGCTTGCGCCATTCGAATGTGCTCAAGCCAGCGCCGAGTGGCTGGCTGATCTGCGGCGCCCCGTCCCCTCTTCCCGTTGA